In Methanomicrobia archaeon, the sequence GAGCGTACCATCTTGTTCAAATGTGATTTCAAAGATGAAAACGAGAACGGACTCCGAGGATATATCATGCTCTTCCCGCAAAAAGAAAGTCTCAAAAACATACTCGCTATGCTTGAGGCAAAAGTGACATACAGGGGATAGAAATGGTTATAGAACGCTCGCAGTCCGAATCAGGAGATAAGGGAGAGCGATATTACGCAGGTATAGGAGAAATGAAAGTAGCTCATAATCCCAGCGCACTAATAATAATGGGGCTCGGTTCGTGCATAGGGCTTACGTTTCACGATAAATATGCGAGAGTTGGAGGAATAGCACATATAATGCTTCCTGATAGTAAGGGCTCTACGGTAAAGAGCTGCAAGTATGCAGACCTGGCTATTCCGTTACTGCTGAATGAGATGTTAAAGCATGATGCGAGGAAAGGGAGGATAGTAGCGAAGATCGCCGGTGGTGCATCCATGTTTGCAGCAATGGATACGTTGCAAATAGGGAAAAAGAACACAGAAATAGTTAAAAAAGCGCTCAAAGACGAAGGGATACGGCTTGTTGCTGAAGATACTGGTGGGACCTGTGGGAGAACCATTACACTGGATACACATACGGGCGATTTGAGTGTGAAGACAAAGGATACAATAAAAAAAATCTGACGTCTTCACACTCAAATATGTCTTGATTACTTGAGTTACAGAACAATTGGTCAATTCTCTGATTTCCGACGTCTAGTCTAATTCACATCATCTGTTTCTTATAGATCCGCTCTCGTGTATTTACGCACAGAAATTGATCTCTCACAGCTCCGGGCATTGTTTCGGTTCTGCCCAGGATCAAGTAACCGCCCACGTTTAAAGCGTTGTAAAAGGTGAGGAGTAATCTGCTTTGGAAATCCTTCTCAAAGTAGATCATGACATTTCTGCAGAAGATAATATCGAAGTGCGAGAACTTCTTGCCTGAAATAAGGTCATGTTGATTGAACCGCACGAGATGCTTTACTTTGTCTTTTATGTGATATTTGCCATTCCCGTCAGAATCAAAGTATTTTGGTATCTGGTACTTATTTATATTCTTCAGTGCCTGAGCATCGTAAACTCCGGCCCTGGCAGCTTTTAGTGCGTTCTCGTCAATGTCCGTAGCATGTATCGAAACAAGATAGTCATTCAGCTCTAAACCGAGCTTTTCGTGTAAGATGATGCCTATCGTATACGGTTCTTCACCGATGGAACACCCGGCACTCCAGATCCGTAATATCTTACTTTTACGATTCCTCTTATCGGAGAGCACTTGAGGTAAAACTTCGTTCCTGAAGGCATTAAAGGTCTCAGAATCCCTGAAAAATTCGGTGACGTTTATGGTTATGTCATTAAGAAGGGCTTTGTATTCATCAGGGTTTTTTTCTAAAAACTTGGTGTAGTCATCATAAGAAGTTCCAAAGCCTTTTGATTTCATCCTCACATCTATTCTTCTTTTTAAGTAGTTATCCTTGTAACTACTGCAATCCACACCCGTTCTATCCCATATCTTCTTCTTTAGCGTATTAAAAGCTAGTTCGTTGTTCACTACCATAGTCTCCACCCTGTACAGAGTACAAAACCTGCTATAGAGGATAAGAAGTTGAAATTGGTATAAAAACCTATTGAAAGTCGCAATATTTTTTACGACTATTGATAAAAATTTATAGTATAGTTTTTTATTACTCTGAATAACCATTTATAGCAGCTTTATGGAGCAATAGAATATTTATATCGGTTATTTTTCTTTAAAAGACCGCCAGATTTATATATTTCCATTTTAAAGCGGTATTAGAGGATAAAACGTAAAAATTACAATGCAGAACGGGGGATTAAGAAGGAATTGGGATAGGAACGAGGTGGCAAAAAGAGTGGCCGTACTCTCAGCGCTAACGATTGTTTTAGCATCCGCAGGTTTCACCTCACTAGCACTCGGAGGAGATACGGACACCCCTGCGGATATTGAACTGGACGGTGTAGATCCTGATTTAGTCACAGATGTGTGGAGTGCAAGTCTGGATTTTGCCGAAGACGTAGCTCAAAGGATAAATATCTCAGAGGAGGGATTTGGAGGGGAAAAAGCGATTGATGATTTAATCATGTTGATGCAAGTAACACTAGGGTTTACTTCGGAAGTACTAGGAATAATCCACGATAACGAGACGGTAACGGAAACGGGAACAGCTACGGCGACGGATACCGAGACAGATACAGAAAACGAGACGGAAGCGAATTTAACGCGTAATGAAACGGGTTTCATACCTAATGAGCGGTTAGAGGAAGCGTTTGAATATCTGCGGTTTTTACAAAGTGATAATCCCTGTGAAGCGGCAATAAATAAAATGGATACGATTGGAGCACGGGGCTACTAAGGGTAAATGTAATAGGGAGCGATACAAATCCCTGTCGCCTTCGGATGGGTCATACAGAATACAGAATCGGATGAAGATTTCTCTCTCTACTGCTCTGCTCGTTTTAAGAAAAGCTCGAAGATAGAAAGAAGCTTCATGTTATCCCTGCCGTCTTTTTTATTTTACCGATATCCTTATAATTTAAGGCGACCGGCTAGTCGATAGTACCAAGGTGCAGAGAGCATAAACGAAGGGGCCGTGTGGTAGCGGACTATCCCAGTGGGCTTCGGACCCGCTGACCTGGGTTCAAATCCCAGCGGCTCCGTAAAACCCCCCCTCTTAAAGAACCTAGTAGCTCGAAGAGACTTTAAGTAAGCATGGCACTTGCGATCGGGTTTCAGGTTCAGGGAAGCCAACACAGGAGGGAAGGTCTTTTAAAAAGAGGGATCGTTCACGAACCGCCCACCCCGCATTCCTTTTTATTTACTACAAGTAATTTATTAGAATATCACTCATAAAGAGAGAGGGTAGATAAAGATAAGACAAGGAGGTAACCGTAGAGATGGAATATATATACGCTGCATTGCTCTTGCATAACTCCGATAAGGAGATCACAGAGGACGGAATAACCGCGATACTGGAGGCTGCAGGTGTAAAGGCAGATAAGGGGAGAGTGAAAGCACTGATATCCGCGCTGAGTGGCGTGGACATAGAGGAAGCAATGGCGCAGGCACAGCCAGCTTATGCTCCTGTCGCAGTGGCGGCACCAGCAGCGGCTCCAGCGGCACAGGCAGCGGCTCCAGCTCCTGAAGCAGCAGAGGCGGGGAAGGAAGAGACGACCGAGGAAGAAAAAGAGGAAGCAGAAGAAAAGGGTATGGAAGGGCTATCAGCACTATTCGGCTAAAAAGCCTTTCCTCAATCTTTCTTTTTAAAGAAGACTTTACCAAAACGAAACGCGGGAACAATTTTTAAGTTCCTAAAACTCGCTTTCTTTAGGAAGGAACTTATGCTCCGGTAGTGTAGCTCGGCCAATCATCTCGGCCTTTCGAGCCAAGGACTCGGGTTCAAATCCCGACCGGAGCATCATTTTTTCTCATTTTAACTATTTATAGAGTTTTTTACAAAAATTTAATTAATAAGAGGCCTTTATCTACTGGTAAATTCCCACTAAAGTCCCACTTACACAATCCGCCTCAGTACAGCCAGATCGCTGGTATCCAACCGGAATAATTCTCCCCGTTGACCTCCATGAACGGTATTCGTGATCGTTTGTTTTAGTGGTGCTCGTGTAGTAAGGATGTTATTAAGCAATAATCACGCACGGTACGCAGAAGAGTTTTTAACCATATTCGCCTTAAGAAAAGATAGAGATTACAATGCTCATGCTCAGGGTGCGATTCCACGGCAGGGGTGGTCAGGGTGCGAAAGTTGCCAGCAGGGTACTGGGGACTGCGGCATTTCTGGAAGGCTATTATGCCCAGGACTTTCCTTTGTATGGTGCCGAACGGAGAGGTGCGCCGATTGCCGCATTCACCCGCATAGCTGACGAGCCCATCATGGAGCGCGGTGTGATATCAGAGCCTGATGTCGTGATAGTGATGGACAAAACCCTCTTGCGCGATCATCAGGCAAAACCCCTATCGGGATTGAAAAAGGGCGGCGTCATTTTCATAAACACTCCGCAAAGTCCGGAGGAAGCGAGGGCTGAGTATACGATTGCCGGACAGATTATTACCCTGGATCTTACCAAAATTTGCCTCGATATACTACAAAGGACCGTCATAAGCTCGCTCGCAGGTGCTGTTGCCGCCAAGATCGTTGGTCTCAGTGAGGCTTCTTTGAAGGCCGCGGTGGAGAAGGTGATCTCGGAGATCGTGACAGACAGCGTTATTTTAGAGAAGAACATAGAAGCAGCTCTGTACTGCTTTCATGCGATCCCAGCAGTAGAGCTAAAAACTACGGAGGCCGTTCAAATGGAGAGCCGTGTTTTTACTATGCCGTTCGAACCTGCTGCGATCTCCAGTCCTGCCCTCAACACTACGGGCACGACTGTTTTGCGAAAGACTGGCAACTGGCGAGTATTTAGACCAGTCTGGGATTATGATGCCTGTAACAAGTGTCAGATCTGCGTCGCCCGTTGTCCGGAAGGGTGCATTTTGGTAAATGAAGAGGGCTTTCCCTATGTTGACTACGAGAACTGTAAGGGCTGTTTGATCTGTGTTGAGGAATGTCCCGCAAAGACCTTAGGGAAGGAACGGGAGGTTCACGCAAAGGCTGATTCCGAGGAGGTGATTGGATAAGCTAATGAAGAAAGAGATGCTCACGGGGAATGCTGCGGCTGCATGGGGCGTGAGATTAGCCGAAGTGGATTACATTCCGGCCTTTCCGGTAACACCGCAGACAGAGATAATCGAGACACTGGCACGCTGGATAGCTGATGGGGATATGGCCAGCAGGTTCGTTACCATGGACTCAGAGCATTCCATGATTACAGCGGCGGGAGCTGCTTCTGCGACCGGGGTGAGGGCGTTTACCGCTACATCGAGTCAAGGGCTTCTGTACGGGTTTGAAATGCTCTATGCGGTGGCTGGTTGGCGCGTCCCTCTCGTGATGGTCAATGTATCGAGAGGATTGTCCGCGCCGATTACGCTTGAAACTGATCATAACGATGTACTCGCAGCGAGAGATTCAGGATTTTTGCAGATCCACTGTGAGACCTGCCAGGAGGTTCTCGATTCGATCCTGATGGCGTACCGATTGGTAGAGGACGAGCGGGTGCTTCTTCCGATTATTGTGAATATGGATGGGTTTTATCTTTCGTTTACCCGAGAACCCGTAGAGGTGCCGAACCTGGAGAGGGTCAGGAACTTTCTGCCGCCTTACCAGCCAAAACATGCGTTCTTCAAGGCAAGTCAACCAATGGCCCAAAGCGTGACAGCCCTCGGTGGATCACTGTATTCTTATTTCAAATACCAGATGCATCTGGGAAGTCAAAAGGCGCTGGAGGTCTACAAGGAGGTCTGTGTGGAATTTGAAAAGGAGTTCGGTCGGCACTATGACACCATCGAAGGCTATATGCTGGACGATGCCGACTATGTGCTCGTTATGACCAACTCATTTTCCACTCTCGGAAAGGCTGCGGTGAAGCGAGCCCGAGCAAGAGGGATAAAGGCCGGACTTTTGAGGTTGCGGCTCTTGCGGCCATTTCCGGCGGAGAATATACAAAGAGCACTTACAGGGAAGCGTGCTGTAGCGGTTATAGACCAGAATATCAGCGTAGGCAAGGGCGGCATTCTGCATTCGGATGTTGCCAGCTGCCTGTGTAATGAGAAGCAGCGACCTCTTTTGTTCTCGTTCATTGGCGGACTTGGCGGTAAGAACATAAGCCCAGGAGAGTTCGAGTTCATCTTTACTGAACTGATTAAGGCAGTCGCGGGAGAAGCGGTGGAACCATCACAACTGCTCTATACAGAGGAGGAATGGCAGGAAATGGTGAGATTGAAACGCATAGCCGGAAAGGAGTGAAAAATATGGGAATAGAGCGAATCAAATCCATCAAAGACCTTCCGCCGGAAGAGAACGTATTTTCGGGCACGCCAGCGTGTGCGGGTTGCGGGGCGCTTTTGAGCTTGAGACTGACTCTGAAGGCGCTCGGTAGGAAAATCGTTATCGTCAATGCCGCAGGATGCTTTACCCTCCTTACCATCTACCCCTATACCCCGTTCGCGAATTCCTGGCTTTATACCGCTATGGCCTCTGCTCCTGCGGGTGCGCAAGGGGTACGGGATGCTTTGGACATCTTGCTAGAAAAAGGACGGCTCGACCCAGAAGAGGATTTGAAGGTGGTTGTGCTGACGGGCGATGGGGCTGCGTACGATATCGGTCTCGCATCCACATCCGGTGCTATCTACCGCAACCTCGACTTCTATTATCTCTGTTACGATAACGAGGCCTACGGCAATACCGGCTTCCAGCGGTCTGGTGCAACACCCTTCGGATCAGGGACGGGAACAACCCCGCCAGGAAGTGTAAGGCCAACAGGGACGGAGCTGCCAAAGAAAGATCTCTTTGAGATCTGGCGGAGCCACAAGCCACCCTATCTCGCCACCATCTCGCCAGCCTACCCTGTTGATTTGATCAACAAATTTAAGAAGGCAGAGCAGTACAAAGGACCAAAACTCTTTATAGCCCTTTCCCCCTGTCCTCCTGGCTGGGCAACCGACCCCTCGTACACGGTAAAACTGGCGAAATTGGCGGTTGGTACGGGAGTATGGGCATTGAAAGAGGCGGTTTATGGCGAGGTGAGCCATACAATCGTTCCAAAAAAATTCAAGCCGGTGGAGGAGTACCTGAAAGAACAGGGACGTTTCGCGCATCTCTTCAAGCCGGTAAGACAGGAAGAGACGCTGAAGAAGATGCAGGAGATGGTAGATGACTACTGGAAGAGACATCAGCTTCTTCTTTAGCCCCGCAACCATCGCCTTGGTTGGGGCATCGCCGACACCCGGAAAACCGTCTCATGTAATACTGGAAAGCCTGAAGCGAATCGGCTACCCGGGCGCGCTCTATCCGGTGAATCCGAAATATTCAGCTATCGATGGTCTGAAGTGCTATAGCTCACTAACGGAGATAAACCGTGATATTGACGTGGCCATATTTGCACTTCCTGCTCCCACGGTCATAGTGATAATGGAGCGTACCGATAATGTCAAGGGTGCCATCATTGTCAGTGCGGGTTTCAAGGAGACGGGAGCTGCAGGGACGAAGCTGGAGGCGGAGCTGAAAGAGATCGGTGAGCGGAAAGGGATACGGATCATCGGTCCAAACTGTATGGGCATTTACGATACGGTGTCCCAGGTCGATACCTTCTTCACACCTGAGGGGCGGGTGAGGAGACCGAAGCGAGGTGTACTCTCCATACTCACGCAGAGCGGGTCGTTTGCCGAATTGATCATGGATGAGATGGCATCAGAAGGTATTGGCGTTGCGCGGATTGTGAGTTACGGGAACCGAGTGGATGTGGGGGAGACTGACTGTCTGAATTTCTTGACGGATGACGCGGCAACGAAGGTTGTGGCTATATACATGGAATCGGTAGACGATGGACGACGGTTCGTCGAGGTTGCGTCACGCTGTACCAAGAAAAAACCGGTTGTGGCCGTGAAGGTGGGGAAACGAGAGGCGGGAATCCATGCTGCACGATCCCATACGGGCGCGATATCCGGGAGGTATGAGATCTACCGGGCCGCATTTAAGAAGGCGGGGATCGTAGAGGTGAATGGCTATGAAGGGCTCAAGGATGCCTGTAAGGTTCTGAACACGTATGACCTGGTCGAGGGAAACAGAGTTTTGATTGTAACGGACGGCGGGGGGGTCGGCGTGAGTATGGCAGACGCCTGTGAAGATTTTGGACTCACGGTGAGCGAACTTAGCGAAGAGACGAGAAAACGCCTGAGTGCGAAACTTCTCGGGTTCTCCGCTACGGGTAACCCTATCGACCTGACGGGTAGTGTTACCGATGAGGATTACGTCACCGCCCTTAAGGAGGGTTTGCAGGATGATTTTGATATCGTTATTATTACAGTACTCTGGGGGGCGCCTGAAATCACGGAGGAGTTGACAGATAGGCTCAAGGAGGTCAGAGATAGCTATAATAAACCGCTCCTCATCTGTACCCCCAACAGCGAGTTTACGCGGAGAATGGCACAGCGCTTCGAGGAGAATGGTATGCCCGTATTCTTTACGCCCGAAAGCGCAGCGAGGGCGGCAGCGGTATTAGCTAGCGGGCCATTGGCGGTAAGCTTAGCGAGGAAGAATGAAGAAAGAAGAAGCGCAAAAGCTCGTACGTAATGCGTTGGCCCAGGGAAGGCACGTGCTCCTTGAGCCGGAGGCGAAGGCGCTCGTATCGGCATGGGGCATTCAGGTGCCCACATCTGTCCGTATCAAAGGAGTAGATGATGTCGCAGAAGCGTTAAAGGCAGTTACTCCCCCGCTTGTGCTCAAAGTGGTCTCGCAAGACATCATTCATAAAAGAGACGTCGGTGGCGTGATAACAGGTATAGATGATCGTGAAGAATTGAGCAAAGCTTTACGGGAGATGAAGGGGACGCTTGCGGAAAAAGCCCCCGCGGCACGGCTAGAGGGATTCCTCTTAGAGGAGATGATCCCGGCGGGGATCGAGCTGATAATCGGCGGTGTGCGGGACCCGCAATTTGGTCCTGCGGTTATGTTCGGCACCGGCGGCTTTGCCGTGGAACTCGTGAAGGATGTGAGCTTTCGGCTTGCACCGCTGAGCAGAGCGGAGGTTTTTGCTATGATGAAGGAGGTAAAGAGCTACCCGCTCCTGACCGGATTCCGGGGTTCGAAGCCGGTCGACCTGGAGAAACTGGCTTCCACCGTACTGAAGCTGTCTGAGGTCTTACTGGAACTCGAAGCGATAAAAGAGCTAGAAATAAACCCACTTTTGGTCTGTGACGTGGGTGCGGTGGCGGTAGATGCGAGAGTGGTGCTGCAATGACCGTGACCGTCCAAAAGTGCAAAATTAACCTAACTGATGCAACCGGCGGAAAGCATATCAAGATATAAGGACGTAAGAGAAATAGATGCAAGCGGGGGAATGGAAGATGGAAGTTTTTAGATTTACGGATGATTTAGGGCCGGCCAAGATCATACATGTTTATGAGCCTTCGGTGGGACTCAAGGGAATCCTGGTGGTGGACAACGTCGCGAGAGGCCCGGCAATCGGTGGATTGCGGATGGGCCTTGAGGTGTGTACCGAAGAGTGCTTCCGGCTGGCGCGTGCGATGACGTTGAAGAACGCGGTTGCTGATTTGCCTCATGGCGGCGGCAAGTCGGTGATTTACGCTGATCCGAAGATGCCGAAAAAAGATAAGGAGCGGCTGATTCGTGCATTCGCCAGCTCGTTGCGAGAGATTCAGGAGTACATTTTCGGCCCAGACATGGGCACTGATGAGGTGTGTATGGCCTGGATAAAGGACGAGATCGGCCGTTCGGTAGGATTGCCCAAGGACTTCGGTGGGATCCCCCTCGACGAGGTTGGAGCGACGGCATGGGGCCTCGCGCATGCCACGGAAGTCGCCCTCGATTATTGCGATTTTGATATGGAAAGCGCGCGCGTCGTCGTCCAGGGCTTCGGTGCCGTGGGCAAACACGCTGCACGATTTCTCACGGAAAAGGGTGCCGTGCTGGTGGGTGCCGCGGATTCCCAGGGGACGATCTACAATTCTCAGGGGCTTGATGTTAACGCCTTGATCGAGCTGAAACAGGCGGGCAAGAGCGTGGCCGATTATACTGCTGGCACGAAGCTCGATCGGGACGCAGTGGTCGACCTCGAATGCGATATCTGGATCCCGGCAGCGCAACCTGACGTGATTGACGAGCGCAACGTAACCCGATTGAAGACCAAGCTGGTGGTTGAGGGTGCGAACATTCCTATCACCTGCGGTGCGGAACAATACCTGCACGAGAACGGTGTGCTAGTTCTCCCGGATTTCATCGCCAACGCGGGCGGCGTGATCTGCGCGGCCATGGAGTACCAGGGTGCGTCGCAGACGGCGGCATTCCATGCTATCGAGGAGAAGCTGCGTCGGAATACAAAGCAGATGCTGGAGGATGCTGTGAGAAAGGGGATACAGCCCCGGGAGGCAGCCAGGGGCATTGTCGTGCAGCGACTGAAGAAATGCATGGGCTATCGGCGTTGGTCGCTGTTCTCGTCTGCGCCCGGGTTCATGTAGTAAACATAACGGTTCGCAAAAAACGTCTTGATTCCTGTCCGGCACGGTGATGGTGGTGAAATAGTCAAATTAGAGCAAGAGAGAAGAGGGAGAAGAAACATCCTGCGGCTGAGTAGAATAAGGCAATATTGGGCTTTGCAGACTCCTGTAATGTTTTACTCTGTCGAATAGTTCATTATTGCCTTTGTAAGGTGTTGCGGAAATGAGTTTAACTGCAAGGGTTACGTTGTTGACTCTCTCATGCCTGAATTTTTTTTATCTAGTCGTTCAAAACAATTAAAGAATTCTTCTCTCAGTTTTTTTCGATATTTTTTTATCTCGTCAAGTTCATACATATCCGATCTTGGAGCATCTCTTGCATTCATTCGCTTTATTTTTTTAAATAGATTTTCGATCTCGGATACTTCCGAACGCTTTGTTTCACGAGGAGTAGCTTGATAAATTGCATCGATAGCGGCGTATTCTAATTCTTCAAAAGCGATATGACAATCAACTTCGATTGGTTTCATCTCTTTTAATTCTTTTTTGAAATCTTTTTGTGCTTTTTTCCAAAAGTCATTCTCCCCTTCCACTCCTCTTTGGAGAGAATAAAGACTGCCGGTCATACCGGGTTCCCACGAGCCGGTTTGCACATATGAAATTTCTTTGTCAGTTATTGTGCCTCTAAAGGTCGGTGGCTTTTTGTAGAAAAATAATCGAAAATTATCGGCGTCGTTCGCTGCTTTTTCACTACTTAAAGGTCTATAGAGGTAGTTTTGTATCAGTCTAATAGCACACAGACTATCACCGGCTGCCCTTGCAAAATTTGCAAATGGATCCTTAAGATACTTGCTCATTGACTGTATATCAAACCGGCTTTCCAACTAACTCCAT encodes:
- a CDS encoding CoA-binding protein, which gives rise to MTTGRDISFFFSPATIALVGASPTPGKPSHVILESLKRIGYPGALYPVNPKYSAIDGLKCYSSLTEINRDIDVAIFALPAPTVIVIMERTDNVKGAIIVSAGFKETGAAGTKLEAELKEIGERKGIRIIGPNCMGIYDTVSQVDTFFTPEGRVRRPKRGVLSILTQSGSFAELIMDEMASEGIGVARIVSYGNRVDVGETDCLNFLTDDAATKVVAIYMESVDDGRRFVEVASRCTKKKPVVAVKVGKREAGIHAARSHTGAISGRYEIYRAAFKKAGIVEVNGYEGLKDACKVLNTYDLVEGNRVLIVTDGGGVGVSMADACEDFGLTVSELSEETRKRLSAKLLGFSATGNPIDLTGSVTDEDYVTALKEGLQDDFDIVIITVLWGAPEITEELTDRLKEVRDSYNKPLLICTPNSEFTRRMAQRFEENGMPVFFTPESAARAAAVLASGPLAVSLARKNEERRSAKART
- a CDS encoding protein-glutamate O-methyltransferase CheR, yielding MVIQSNKKLYYKFLSIVVKNIATFNRFLYQFQLLILYSRFCTLYRVETMVVNNELAFNTLKKKIWDRTGVDCSSYKDNYLKRRIDVRMKSKGFGTSYDDYTKFLEKNPDEYKALLNDITINVTEFFRDSETFNAFRNEVLPQVLSDKRNRKSKILRIWSAGCSIGEEPYTIGIILHEKLGLELNDYLVSIHATDIDENALKAARAGVYDAQALKNINKYQIPKYFDSDGNGKYHIKDKVKHLVRFNQHDLISGKKFSHFDIIFCRNVMIYFEKDFQSRLLLTFYNALNVGGYLILGRTETMPGAVRDQFLCVNTRERIYKKQMM
- a CDS encoding pyruvate synthase, yielding MGIERIKSIKDLPPEENVFSGTPACAGCGALLSLRLTLKALGRKIVIVNAAGCFTLLTIYPYTPFANSWLYTAMASAPAGAQGVRDALDILLEKGRLDPEEDLKVVVLTGDGAAYDIGLASTSGAIYRNLDFYYLCYDNEAYGNTGFQRSGATPFGSGTGTTPPGSVRPTGTELPKKDLFEIWRSHKPPYLATISPAYPVDLINKFKKAEQYKGPKLFIALSPCPPGWATDPSYTVKLAKLAVGTGVWALKEAVYGEVSHTIVPKKFKPVEEYLKEQGRFAHLFKPVRQEETLKKMQEMVDDYWKRHQLLL
- a CDS encoding chemotaxis protein CheD, giving the protein MVIERSQSESGDKGERYYAGIGEMKVAHNPSALIIMGLGSCIGLTFHDKYARVGGIAHIMLPDSKGSTVKSCKYADLAIPLLLNEMLKHDARKGRIVAKIAGGASMFAAMDTLQIGKKNTEIVKKALKDEGIRLVAEDTGGTCGRTITLDTHTGDLSVKTKDTIKKI
- a CDS encoding acetate--CoA ligase family protein — encoded protein: MKKEEAQKLVRNALAQGRHVLLEPEAKALVSAWGIQVPTSVRIKGVDDVAEALKAVTPPLVLKVVSQDIIHKRDVGGVITGIDDREELSKALREMKGTLAEKAPAARLEGFLLEEMIPAGIELIIGGVRDPQFGPAVMFGTGGFAVELVKDVSFRLAPLSRAEVFAMMKEVKSYPLLTGFRGSKPVDLEKLASTVLKLSEVLLELEAIKELEINPLLVCDVGAVAVDARVVLQ
- a CDS encoding 2-oxoacid:acceptor oxidoreductase family protein; this encodes MLMLRVRFHGRGGQGAKVASRVLGTAAFLEGYYAQDFPLYGAERRGAPIAAFTRIADEPIMERGVISEPDVVIVMDKTLLRDHQAKPLSGLKKGGVIFINTPQSPEEARAEYTIAGQIITLDLTKICLDILQRTVISSLAGAVAAKIVGLSEASLKAAVEKVISEIVTDSVILEKNIEAALYCFHAIPAVELKTTEAVQMESRVFTMPFEPAAISSPALNTTGTTVLRKTGNWRVFRPVWDYDACNKCQICVARCPEGCILVNEEGFPYVDYENCKGCLICVEECPAKTLGKEREVHAKADSEEVIG
- a CDS encoding Glu/Leu/Phe/Val dehydrogenase, which produces MEVFRFTDDLGPAKIIHVYEPSVGLKGILVVDNVARGPAIGGLRMGLEVCTEECFRLARAMTLKNAVADLPHGGGKSVIYADPKMPKKDKERLIRAFASSLREIQEYIFGPDMGTDEVCMAWIKDEIGRSVGLPKDFGGIPLDEVGATAWGLAHATEVALDYCDFDMESARVVVQGFGAVGKHAARFLTEKGAVLVGAADSQGTIYNSQGLDVNALIELKQAGKSVADYTAGTKLDRDAVVDLECDIWIPAAQPDVIDERNVTRLKTKLVVEGANIPITCGAEQYLHENGVLVLPDFIANAGGVICAAMEYQGASQTAAFHAIEEKLRRNTKQMLEDAVRKGIQPREAARGIVVQRLKKCMGYRRWSLFSSAPGFM
- a CDS encoding pyruvate synthase, producing MKKEMLTGNAAAAWGVRLAEVDYIPAFPVTPQTEIIETLARWIADGDMASRFVTMDSEHSMITAAGAASATGVRAFTATSSQGLLYGFEMLYAVAGWRVPLVMVNVSRGLSAPITLETDHNDVLAARDSGFLQIHCETCQEVLDSILMAYRLVEDERVLLPIIVNMDGFYLSFTREPVEVPNLERVRNFLPPYQPKHAFFKASQPMAQSVTALGGSLYSYFKYQMHLGSQKALEVYKEVCVEFEKEFGRHYDTIEGYMLDDADYVLVMTNSFSTLGKAAVKRARARGIKAGLLRLRLLRPFPAENIQRALTGKRAVAVIDQNISVGKGGILHSDVASCLCNEKQRPLLFSFIGGLGGKNISPGEFEFIFTELIKAVAGEAVEPSQLLYTEEEWQEMVRLKRIAGKE
- a CDS encoding 50S ribosomal protein P1; its protein translation is MEYIYAALLLHNSDKEITEDGITAILEAAGVKADKGRVKALISALSGVDIEEAMAQAQPAYAPVAVAAPAAAPAAQAAAPAPEAAEAGKEETTEEEKEEAEEKGMEGLSALFG